From Epinephelus lanceolatus isolate andai-2023 chromosome 23, ASM4190304v1, whole genome shotgun sequence:
TTTACcaatttgtcatttaaaaataagAAAGTTAGGTATGTACTTTACAAAAATAATTTGGGTTGCATTTTATCAAACTTCAAGTACTGCCACAATAGTATTGGTACAAAATACTCTGGTAAACAATTTACTCAGGGCGTGCAGATGATTTATGTTTTAAAGGTCTCATCATTTCACAATACACAAGGcaatgtttttatgtaaaacagcaaaaattagatCACAAAGTGAGGCTGCAACACAAACGACTGGTATCGACAAAATGAAACTCAGATGTTGGCAAGAAACACTTCTCGATGCACTGAAAGGTGGTAAATTGAAATCTAGCTGTGAAACCTTTCACGATGATCGATCACTCTGTCCAGGGAAGGCTGAGTTCTACAACAgtatgtatttttcctcttcaAATAAAAGGTTGTATGATGTGTTTCAGACGCTGCAGGTCAGACTGAAGAGGACCAGGAGTCCGAACGAGAGAGAGAGGGTCTGTTCGCCCTCCATCAGCGGCGAGGTGCCATCAAACAGGCGAAAGTTCACATTGTCAAATGTCATGAGTTCAGCGCCACGTTCTTCCCTCAACCGACCTTCTGTTCCGTGTGCAAAGAGTTTGTCTGGTGCGCAACAAACTGAAATATAGACCACCAAATTATCATTTACTTCATTATCATGAGTCATTTCAACCTGTTTTTATCCTCACAGGGGTCTTAACAAGCAGGGTTACCAGTGCAGACGTGAGTATCACATTAGTTTCCACACACGTTATGGAGGTGGCGTCTTTGTCCCCCCTCGTGCCTAACTGCCACCTTTGTGTCTTTCAGAGTGCAACGCAGCTATTCACAAAAAATGCATAGACAAAGTAATCGCCAAATGCACTGGTTCAGCCATTAACAGCAAAGAAACAATGGTGAGTATCCGCATCATGCCGATTCTCACACACTCATTGTTCCACATAAATGCTCTCCATGAGTGTGTCACTGTTTCTACGCAGTCACACTTCAATCTGCTGATACAGTGTGTGTAAGAGATTTGTAAACTTGTGGTTATAATGCTTACTAATCAAGAAGTCACCTCGCACAGAGGTATCGTTACACCAGACATTCTTGTCTCGGCTCATTCGCTGCTTTTATCTTCTCGCTCttgtttcacttcctcctcagCCACAGGCCCACTGAGCTCGTGAGAATGCAAAACCTCACGTTGTCATAAAAAAAGGACAGAGCTGCCACCCACTGTCTGGATACAGGAAGTGCTTCCTACTACTGCCTTTAGCTTTGTTTGCTTCTGTTACAACTGCCAAAACCTGTTTGCAAGGCTTAACGACGTGTATTAGGGCGTCCGTGATGAGctgtgtgatgtgatgtgtgttctgCAGATCCACAAGGAGCGCTTCAAGATCGACATGCCCCACAGGTTTAAAGTCTACAACTACAAAAGTCCCACGTTCTGTGAACACTGCGGCACTCTGCTGTGGGGGCTCGCCAAGCAGGGGCTCAAATGTGAGGGTGAGAGGCGGGAGTTTTatgatttctgtcatttatGTGTGGTTGTGTCAATGTTATACACACTGACTTGCCTTGTGTTAACGCAGCTGATGACACTATTTGAACGCAGGCGTCTAAAAGAAAATTTTGCCCTTTTGCCAAAAGGAAAAGTTCACAAGTGTCTCTGGATTTTAATGTCTTATATGGAAGTACAACTCACCTCGCACACTAATAATCTAATAAAGTAGCTGCAGGTGGCTGTGGATAAACATTCATAAACTACTGGTATATTAAcagatattttatttcaatGTCACCGCCCTGtgaaacacaaaacagccactttTCATGAGACAAACTCCCTTTTTTTCAGCTTTGCAGCAACACATTTTTCAGACCGACTCAAGATTAAAATTCCAGATTTAAAGGTTTTACTTGTCACACGTATTGTTTATGCTTATACAATATGTAAAGTAAAATGCAGAGTCAGCTCAAGTTATTTTCACGTCTTTGTCTCCACCGTGACATCGAGGCTGCTGCAGCATGATAATAAATCACTCCAAAACATAATAACAGTAAGCtaacagttacagataaaagAGCTGGTAATGTCGGAGCTTCTCAATGCCGCAGTTGTTAATAATTTAGCGTTGCGGCTTGTTAACTACCGGTGAGATTAACAgggttaaagcttcacacaGCAAAGCATATATTAAAAGATCTATCTTGGATTTTATGAATCTATATCAGGTCATTTAAGTGAAGATCAACTGAATAGGATGAATCaattattttaacccagccctAATACTGACCCAGTGTTTACTACAGtctagagatgcaccgatccagctttttcagttttgataccgatgctgtggctttgactATTAGCCAATACCCGATAACTGATTCCGATCCGAtattagcctggaaatccagacccaaatctacaaagatttagggtctggccatgagtaatgaaaatggcccaactcgaggggcggcaccaagcatgcatttgtaaatatcactgcacgcaattggataacactacgaccaatcagaacaatacacagggtgacgtatacgcttagctaccagcggagctaactggtagattagactcttgccgtatccggtcggcaaaacagcaaaaacatccttctcgcaaaggaaagatttgagcgccgtcttctgttcctcttttagagaaaaagccaagtctagctcgttcattgtagcggccaaagccgtttcaaacaactggtgttcatccgtagccatcttgcaatgtttactgactgattccggacttcatcatcgcagcgctgtcatcatctgtttagctagcctctggcccgcctatatcagatacaccgacgtgattggtgcagctcggtttcatgggcataggtaatgagcatcattactgattgccagagtgactcactgagcaaattcaaactgtgctctcgcgagaactctggatttccaggttaatccaataccatggttgaccttaaaagctatatacctttacatgtagaacagaaaagactagaggcatcaggcattgatgactacacagttctttcctgagataaaatgaaactagatgaaacagattaatgcaatgatgaactatttatttttaacaaaaagtgtgaaatacctccacacagcagattctctcctttgcTCCATGATGTATAACGTAGCTCACGTCGCAGTAGATTTAAACGGAAAGCATCGCCTCaagtataggttgcattttccgatacccgatccatctattttgatgatatcaggGCCGATATTCAATCTAGTTATCGGATTGGTGCACCCCTACTACAGTCGAGTCCAGTCAAGTAAATTCTATTCGTATTACCCAAAATCACAATCCACAAATCGCAAAAATCACAGTCAAATTTGCCTCACACTGTTGGGCTTAACAATCTGTACAGCATACAGTACCTTCTATCCTTAGAGGAATATAAGATAAGAAGGAACACAGCTTAATACCCCCTTTTCAAAGCCCTGATGATCACACGGTGCATGTGAAAATATGTGGAGGCAGAAAGGGTGAGGTGTCATAGATACACAATTGTGTTCTCAGACGGCATGTCTATATTACATCACAGTCgtgctgtgttttctgtgcaGAATGTGGCATGAATGTCCATCATAAATGCCAGAAGAAAGTAGCCAACCTCTGTGGGGTCAACCAAAAACTGATGGCTGAGGCTCTGGCTATCATCGAGAGTAAACAGCAGGTCAGACAAACAAATGTTCTCCTCTTTATAAATGTTTGAATGTGTACATTTTGAGGAATTGTCGAGGTATTGAGAAAAATTTTCCCCATCAAATTCTGCCTTAGTAAGTTGTTAAGACACCCCTGAGAATGTTATTAGTATGTACTGGAGCATGGTAAGTATGGGTCCATGTACAAAAGGTTTAGAAGGATTTTAGGGTGTGTAGTTAAGGTCTTCTGTTTCCCAGAGACATCTTGTAAGTGTCTCAAGAATTTTGTAAAGGCTTTTCCCCCTGacattttttgctttaaaatttTATATGAAATAAACCTCAGTCTGATTCTGGTCCTACCTTCTGTCTTCAGGCCAGAAGCACCAAGGATAGTGACATCATTAGTCGAGAAGGCCCAGTAAGTGTCAACCAGCCGGGAATGGTCCGAGCTCCATCTGGGGTGGTAACGAGCACAGCAGGCACAGCCGCACCTGCAAACAAAGGTACGTGACCTCTGAAAAAATCTCTACTTTCATCCAGCACATTTCCTCTTGGTCATTTTTCATATCATGCATTTGTTTCCCCTAATTCTGCGTCCTGACCTGCAGAGCTGCAGGGTGTTTCATGGGACGGACCGACCGACATCAGCAGGTCTATTGCTGAGTCGCCGACAGAAGAAGAGCCTCTGTACGCCGTTCCCAGGAAGGATCACCAGCCTAAATTCACCATCGATGACTTCGTCCTGCACAAGATGCTCGGGAAGGGCAGCTTCGGAAAGGTACTGCAGATGATGTGATCAaaacaagacagacagagagagagaacagagagagttcacccccaaatcaaaaatacatattttgccTCTTAACTGTACTTCTGTTTATCAGTCTTATCAGTATAATGGAACTCGGGGGCACTCggcctgtggtgctcaaagtagggctgggcgacaTATATAAACTTGTAGGTCTAAGACTCTATAAAGTAATTAGAACTCATACGCAACACGTTCAGAGGATGGCTTTTTTCCGTGAGTTTGTCATCAGTGATATTCTTGTCATTCTCATCAACAGAGGGTGGTCACACAGACCGTTATGACTCTTGTGGTCAAcacttctctctcttctcaCAGCCAGTTTCCACAGAAAACCACTGACTTATTGTTGCTCTGATGTCATGGCAGTTATCACCGTGCATCACAAACAGCATGAGAGTGGGGGGTGTTAGAAGTGGGttgcaaaaaaaataacatatgaACTGTCCGGCAGCTTTCACATGttcttgctgtgtttccaggtgtTTTTAGCTGAGCTGAAAAAAAGCGGGCTGTTTTATGCGGTGAAGGCTCTGAAAAAGGACGTGGTGCTGATGGACGATGACGTGGAGTGCACCATGGTGGAGAGGAGGGTTCTCTCTCTAGCCTGGGAAAACCCTTTCCTCACGCACCTTTACTGCACCTTCCAGACCAAGGTAACAATCACGTAGACTCGGACTCACACCCTGAaattagttagcattttagcacttctgGTTTCCTAGTCTTGAAGTCAATGGAAtcggtttttggttagatgccttgAATAAGGTCTGTGATTAACATAAGCTTAAGAGACTCTACGGCAAAAAATACCTcaataaataccccactcattAATTCTTAAGCTTTTAAGCGTCTTGAAAAAGGCATCATCAACACACCAAACATGGCTGTTGCAACACTGAAGTCATGCAACTGTAGTGTAGTTCCTTTATaccctaacgttagctttttacttctggtgattgtaTTTACGCTTCAACAATCATGACAATGGTGTTCATTTGTTCAGACTATCTTGCTGAAACATGCtggtatcataaacttttgtttgcctcAGAGTAGGGTAGTCAACCATTAATCAGTTAACCACTGAGCATATTTTTGACTGGTTGCACATGTCAGTCTATGAGCTAATTTTGCTACTCTCAGGGTTACTGTACTGTGCACCAACcgggtctggtgggagctagctagcgacACTGCTCATTCAGCAATTACCACTAGTAACACCATCCTGACCTGACAGCATTGCTGTGGAGACATTGCGGCCATCCTCTGGCCTCCTCGCAGGTCACTTCAGTGAGTAAGTAGCTCAACTTTGAGCCACAATCCTCCCTTAAGCATTGTTGAcgactgttagctctgttagcaacattagcagtgtcagcacagctagtggtgctaacattgctaacaatgctaaatggggtttgtggctcaaaatgaagccgcTTACTCACTGGGTCTACCAGTGGGACAGAGGGGTGGTCACCATGTTTCCGCATCAACGTCCCAGTGGCGAAGGGCGTTACCAGTGGTAAACACCAAAGGAGCTGCGCTGCTAGCTAACTCCTACCCGACCCAGGTGGTATGCAATGCAGAGCTgccaaggctaacattagctagccagtggagactggagggtgggtaGTGGGCACTATTTCCTCATGTTAATGCAGCTAGCCCGCAAAGCCTACAgaaaatttgaagacattgcctcaaggcgttcttgagatattgcgttcacgagAAAGGGATGGATGGACGATGCCCTCCTCGGCTACAACTACAACCCTGACCTATCTGTGTTTGTTGTATCCAGGAAAACCTGTTCTTTGTGATGGAGTATCTGAATGGAGGAGATCTCATGTTCCACATCCAGAGCTGCCACAAGTTTGATGTGCACAGAGCCACGTATGTATGCGCAACATCCAGTACGGCTGTTAAGACACTACTTTATCTGTGTACCGTGTACTGAGGGATGCTTCTTTCTTGCTATGAAACCTTTGTTGAAACGCAGAAActattacatttgttttaacaTAACTGCTTGTGATTGGGCCAATTTGTCTTCTATAACATCTGTGCTTAATGTGGTGGCTCTGTTTCTTTCATTCACTTCCCTTCTTCTACTTCTGTGATGGAGTCAGCAGGTAGTGATGCAAATGAAACAAGCAAGaggaaagacaaaaataacacCCCCCATGTCATTTGTGTCTTCTTTCAGCTTCTATGCAGCTGAGATCATCTGTGGGCTCCAGTTCCTGCACTCTAAAGGAATCATTTACAGGTAGAGTCTCAGTAGAAGCCAGAAGCAGAACTGAAACTGATgatgactaaaactaaaaagagACCCAATGCTTTCTGTTGGTTTAATGTCTCGCTGCTCGTATCCTCTGCAGGGATCTGAAGCTGGATAATGTGCTGCTGGACTCCGAGGGTCACATAAAGATAGCAGACTTCGGCATGTGTAAGGAGAACATGCAAGATGAGTCGCGGACCGCCACTTTCTGTGGGACACCTGACTACATCGCTCCTGAGGTGACCGCATACATCATGTTATCAGCAACGTAACATAGTTTTGACTGGCCCCAGTGGAGATATTGTGTCTTGGGCGCTTGAGGCGCCCCAAGCACAAGCACCACGGACAGCAACCGAAGCGCCATATTTGTCAcattaatttccagggctggtacctgcggttattccacaggctagttaataacatgtcgggcaggaaatccaaagtgtgggatcattttgagaaggtgaaggacgaacccaaggtgatatgtaaactcatcttcattggtcgactacaaacatgacgtatcatctgaaacatggaagtagctacatgccaattagcccacagcgtcattaacaggcggctcgctcagtgtgtgacgtgcacttgtagataaaatataggcctatattaatgaaggttcattagtacggttttgtgtttctctgtaagGTATCAGCTGCATGTTATTATTCAAGGCAAATTTAGAAAGGCTACACAGTGTGttttaacagtgtgtgtgtttgtgtttcagatcCTGCTGGGTCAGAAGTACAACAGCTCAGTGGACTGGTGGTCGTTTGGCGTGCTGCTGTATGAGATGCTTATCGGTCAGTCTCCGTTCCACGGCCGTGACGAAGAGGAGCTGTTTCAGTCCATACGAACCGACAACCCTGGTTATCCCCGCTGGCTCACCAAAGACGCCAAGGACATCCTGATCCAGGTCAGACAGTGTGTGTTAGGGGTACTTAACTAATTTATCTGTGGAAATCTGTGACTGATATTTGCTATGTGCGTATCTCAATCAGACATGCACAGTGTGTAACCTCTGGTGTGTCTGTGCTACAGCTGTTTGTCAGGGAGCCTGAGGAGCGCCTGGGAGTGAAGGGAAACATCAGAGAGCACAGTTTCTTCAGTTGCACCGACTGGAGTGCCCTGGAACAACGGAAGGTGGCGCCGCCCTTCAAGCCAACCTTAGTAAGTACATTCATAGttgaagtagtagtagtagtagtagtagcaacAGTTAGCTGCAGATATTTTTTGAGCCTACTTTACTTATCTTAAATTGAGATAACAGATtacgtgcacacaaacacacacacacacacacacacacacacacacacacacacacattcattggTTTCATTTACATTCACACTAATGTTCaagtattatattatattaaatatatattatgaaTTTGATACAGGTCACATAAACAGCACACACCACTTGGATTTTCTGAATTAGGTCTTTATCAAATTTAGCATTTTCGGattaaaggaaatgaccactaaaatacagacagtacttactgaccctcatgccgacaagaagtccagtgcagttttttaatccacaaaactcgttcggtggataacagctagccggaataacagctacacttgaaatGCATGGAAcctacattttgaaaatgtaatataactccgctaatgcatttcaaaaacgtcagaatggatcgtccgtcgtaatccaagtgccctgaagcctaactgatggctagtggtggtgctagttctcgagtctcgtgcgagttgccatgtaaacacagcacgacTGTAgagcaggctaactgaccacggtgagaaattatgctataaaagtggagtaaattacgtcttttcaagtcaattttgcatgccgtggcttcagggcacttggattacgacggacgagccgttctgacgttttgaaatgcattagcggagttttattacattatattagtCTGTATAATTCGGGTTTTAGGAGCATAGCATTCTTTGGGTTTCACTTGGAGTCTTACCACAGTTTATGACACATGGCCTCTTGTCTGTTTACGATTGGCTCTGTGCATGCCCAAAATTTCTGATCGAAagaaaaaacatccacttttaAACATGTAGCCATTATGTGCCTTGACATGTTTTCCTTTGCTCTCTCGCAGACGTCGCCCAGCGACTGCAGCAACTTTGACAAAGAATTCATCAACGAGAAGCCCCGCCTGTCGTGTGCCGACCGGACGCTCATCAACAGCGTCGACCAGACGATGTTCCGAAACTTCTCCTTTGTTAACCCGGGGATGACACGCACGGCGGCGCCACGCTGACCACCTGACCAACAACCTACTACCTTACGAGCAGGCCGCTCACTCAGCCACAACCAGCACTTACTGTAACTCAATCAAACTGCAGAGACTTTAGACCGTGAATGTCACAAAACTCAGCTGTATCTGTGACACGATGATAACCACTAAGGGGGTGTCCTGGGTGTAAGGCACATGTAACTGTGACGGGATCTTTATCGCATGTCTTTACTGTCTCTCTCCATTTTAAATTTTCTAAATTAAACAAACATATCCACAAATATCCCTTAAAAACAGCCAAACGACAAACACGTCTGGGCTGAGACGAAGAGGCAAAGAAGATACACCTAAAGTCTTTACTTAAAAATTTTACCTGAAGTCCGTTGCCTCACATAGAATTTATTAAATACTTAGTGGCATATCGTTAATCACCTATAGAATTCCCCCCTAAAGTATTTAACCCCCTAACTTGCCTTTGTGCTCATCAGGGTGTGTTTatcaatataaaatgtaatgtaataaacGTATGGTGCCTCATAATACTTTATGAAGTTCACTTCTTTAATTAAAGCTGAGAAAACTGAGAAATTCGGTCACACGAAATTGTCCTGTAATTGTTCTATTTTCTGTCCTATTCCATAGCTTTAAGAGTCTTTTACCTACATGTTGGGTacagaatgttaaaaaatattttaaaaggtgttgtgtaaataaatgtattctAATTCTGTTGATATACTAAACTGTCAGCTGGATGTAGATCTGTTAATGTGTACTGTAGTTTTTATTTACGTGTGTTTTCTTATTGTACCTTAGGAGTTTTATTGATGCTGTCATTTGATCAGGTACTTAGATCAGCTGCATACCGCAGTTTTTATTGTTCTCTTCATTGTGAATTCTGTaccataaaaatgtgtgtgtggttttttttagaCTGCTGTCTCTTGTTTCTGACTAAATCAAAACTTCATGTGTAGTATCGCTCACTGGATATACAGAGAGTGGAGGTGGAGACTGAAAGAAGAGCCAGCTCAGTTTTTCCACTTAACTCTGCCctgtaaaatatatatttccaaGTAAAAGGAGATTTACTAAGAAATTCAGAAAACATCTCAAATAGCATCATTAGAAAAAACACTGAACTGTTGACAACAGTCAGTCCTTTACATGGCACACAGGCAGAAATTATATACGTAAGATCATACATGTAATTTTGTGATATCAACAATCTGGAAATATAATTCAAAGATGGTTATAGACAAAAAAGCCAAGTGGGAATGTgtgcttttaaattaaataagcAAATCCAAGTTATTTCTTCACATTAATGCAAAAATCCTGTGAATCTAATATTGTCATTGAGCAGTTTTGCTTAGTGATTTGCGACTTTGTCCACAATGGCCTTCACCATCTATGTCGCCagtttcctcctctccaaaatgttcataagcatgggtCACAGCTTCTCTGattaagtctgtttttatagataaCAATTTTTCCGTGGGAAGTGACAtgcgcctctttcaggccttgtttcgTGCATATGCAATGCTTATAAATGACACCCCAAGGTCTCTACCAGGTGGCCACCCTAAACAGCCACATGGCCTACTGCGCACACTTCAATTTTTCCCAGCTCCTTTACAGTCAAGATGACAGGAGAGAATAACAAAATGAGGCTTTTTTTCATCTGGCATCGTacctaactttagtggatcataaaATATACTTTACGGAATTATTCTGCAGATGCTACGGTTCAAAGTGAGGCCAAACTTTCAAAGGGAtatcagtttttgagccacaaaaAAGGCTAAAATTTGGCCTGCAACAGACAACAAGGCTGGTTGTTTTTCCGGAAAACCTGTAGCACCTACTGGCCGGTTAAGACAAGTGAGGAGGCAGCAGATAATGAcagtataaaacagtcaataaaaccgTTTTTTCAACTACTGCAAATCACCAAAACCACAAGAGGTCCTTGAGTATACAGTCATAAATATGCACACAAattattaggctgattggtccagtagtaaTTGAGATTAGTTGTGCACAGACCAACATACAGGCGCACACATGCCAAAATGCATGATCCCCTCTAACAACAGCTACACATTataaaacagcagaaataaaatctCTATCTGTTCACAAATTTCTAATTATTATTCACTTATCTTAATATTTAGGCTacaaccacacacaaacacaggaaacagagcagctacACTGATTagataataatttaaataaaaagcaaagGCAGAATTGGACTGAGGAAGATAATGTGACAAATTTTACAGTAAGTCAGACTCACACAAATTAAACCTTTAAACTTGAACCACTTGTAGTCATTAAGTAACCTAGTACAACTGTTAACCGATTTTAATGAGTTTTCTGCTGAGCCATTGCCGCCATCAACTGCATAACCACCTAACCAAGACAAAACACAAGGTTTGTAGGACATGTTGGTTACAGCAGCAGCTAATAACCAGTAACACTACACATATTTAACAGTGCTACTTATAGCATTTAAACAGAAACCCAGGCAGCTTGAGCAACATCTTTCTTCCAAGTGTTTCTTTATTTGGAGTGCGGTAGTGCCCTCAGCTGACATCAAACCTCTTCCCAGTAATCAAGGATAATGtggtgtacagtgtgtgtggcaTCATTTTCCTTTAATATGACTTCACTCACACAAAGCAGCGCTATATTTAATGTGAAACTAAATTTGGTGAACAGCAGTGACTTATGTTTGTGTCATTAGATTACAGCATTACTGTGGTTTGGTGAGTCACAGCATAAGAATtcataaaatacagtaaaataaacaggTTTCCCTAGAAAGGTAGTATAACCATGAGTACACCA
This genomic window contains:
- the prkcq gene encoding protein kinase C theta type, with product MSPFLRIGFSNFEIDPGLAYHEEVLNPYCAVYMKEAIDTEKGQVYKQKKPTMYPPWSSTFDAHVHRGRIMHVMVKDRTAELKSEATVALDTLATRCKKENGKLEIWLELKPQGRLLMEARYYLEKSDAAGQTEEDQESEREREGLFALHQRRGAIKQAKVHIVKCHEFSATFFPQPTFCSVCKEFVWGLNKQGYQCRQCNAAIHKKCIDKVIAKCTGSAINSKETMIHKERFKIDMPHRFKVYNYKSPTFCEHCGTLLWGLAKQGLKCEECGMNVHHKCQKKVANLCGVNQKLMAEALAIIESKQQARSTKDSDIISREGPVSVNQPGMVRAPSGVVTSTAGTAAPANKELQGVSWDGPTDISRSIAESPTEEEPLYAVPRKDHQPKFTIDDFVLHKMLGKGSFGKVFLAELKKSGLFYAVKALKKDVVLMDDDVECTMVERRVLSLAWENPFLTHLYCTFQTKENLFFVMEYLNGGDLMFHIQSCHKFDVHRATFYAAEIICGLQFLHSKGIIYRDLKLDNVLLDSEGHIKIADFGMCKENMQDESRTATFCGTPDYIAPEILLGQKYNSSVDWWSFGVLLYEMLIGQSPFHGRDEEELFQSIRTDNPGYPRWLTKDAKDILIQLFVREPEERLGVKGNIREHSFFSCTDWSALEQRKVAPPFKPTLTSPSDCSNFDKEFINEKPRLSCADRTLINSVDQTMFRNFSFVNPGMTRTAAPR